The following are encoded in a window of Methylocystis rosea genomic DNA:
- a CDS encoding 3-hydroxyisobutyryl-CoA hydrolase, protein MDLIASREGRLGRILLNRPQALNTLTLPMVREFRRALDDFGGDASICAVLVTGAGDRGLCAGGDVRILYELEPAQKRLFADFWREEYELNARIASFPKPYVVIMDGVVMGGGVGISAHGNRRVVTERSRVAMPEVGIGFFPDVGATWLLSRAREIGAYLALSATSVAAADAIEAGLADVLIHAEDISPLIDALATIGAAEDVDVALRRLARHPGNGRLSLHRPLLAAATAHDQVDDIIAAFEREGSEFSLRAAEDISAKSPTALKVTRALLLRAAGAPDVETCLTNEFEAACRMLATHDLYEGIRAAIIDKDRRPKWSPDRLDAVSDETVEDILAGDDTPLPAFKSWDSTPYSAWRG, encoded by the coding sequence ATGGATCTCATCGCTTCGCGAGAGGGCCGTCTCGGACGCATCCTCCTCAACAGGCCACAGGCGCTCAACACGCTGACGCTGCCGATGGTGCGAGAGTTCCGGCGCGCGCTTGACGACTTCGGGGGCGACGCGAGCATTTGCGCCGTGCTCGTCACGGGCGCCGGCGATCGCGGTCTGTGCGCCGGCGGCGACGTGAGGATTCTCTACGAGCTGGAGCCCGCACAAAAGCGGCTGTTCGCCGATTTTTGGCGCGAGGAATATGAGCTGAACGCCCGCATCGCCTCCTTTCCCAAGCCCTATGTCGTGATCATGGATGGCGTCGTGATGGGCGGCGGCGTGGGCATATCTGCGCATGGCAACCGGCGAGTGGTCACGGAGCGAAGCCGCGTCGCGATGCCGGAGGTTGGCATCGGATTCTTTCCTGATGTGGGCGCGACCTGGCTTCTTTCGAGAGCGCGCGAAATCGGCGCCTATCTGGCGCTTTCGGCGACGTCGGTGGCGGCGGCGGACGCGATCGAGGCCGGTCTTGCGGATGTTCTAATTCATGCAGAGGACATTTCGCCGCTGATCGACGCGCTGGCGACGATAGGAGCCGCCGAAGACGTCGATGTTGCGTTGCGGCGCCTCGCCCGCCACCCAGGGAACGGCCGGCTCTCGCTGCACAGGCCGTTGCTCGCTGCAGCGACGGCGCATGATCAAGTGGACGACATTATCGCCGCCTTCGAGCGCGAAGGGTCTGAATTCTCTTTGCGCGCGGCGGAGGACATCAGCGCGAAGTCGCCGACGGCGTTGAAAGTGACGCGCGCATTGCTGCTGCGCGCCGCGGGAGCGCCTGACGTCGAGACGTGTCTGACGAATGAATTCGAGGCGGCGTGCCGCATGCTGGCGACCCACGATCTTTATGAAGGCATCCGCGCCGCGATCATCGACAAGGACCGGCGCCCGAAATGGTCCCCGGACCGGCTCGACGCGGTGAGCGACGAAACCGTCGAAGACATTCTCGCCGGGGACGACACGCCGCTGCCGGCGTTCAAAAGTTGGGATTCAACCCCATATTCCGCTTGGAGGGGTTAG
- a CDS encoding acyl-CoA dehydrogenase family protein, whose protein sequence is MSSYFELSAEQQAIRELARDFGRDRLAPFALDWDREHVFPTDTLREAAALGMAAIFVREASGGAGLTRFDGVLIFEALAMGCPTIAAYLSIHNMCAALIDAFGTERQINAWLPGLATMEVLSSYCLTESGSGSDAAALRTQARRSGDHYVLNGAKQFISGAGAGGADHLYVVMARTGESGPQGISAFVVEGGAPGLSFGALERKMGWNAQPTRAVIFDDCRVPADNLIGREGDGFKIAMAALDGGRLNIAACSLGGAQSAFDHSLRYMASRKAFGRALDEFQALQFRLADMATQLEVSRTFLWRAAAALDVKAPDATTLCAMAKRVVTDAGFTVANEALQLHGGYGYLSEYGVEKIVRDLRVHQILEGTNEIMRVIIARSLLK, encoded by the coding sequence ATGTCGTCCTATTTCGAATTGAGCGCCGAGCAGCAAGCCATTCGTGAATTGGCGCGGGACTTCGGACGCGATCGCCTTGCGCCCTTTGCTCTCGATTGGGACCGCGAGCATGTCTTTCCGACAGACACGCTGCGTGAGGCCGCGGCGCTCGGCATGGCGGCGATCTTTGTGCGAGAGGCGTCCGGCGGCGCCGGGCTGACGCGCTTTGACGGCGTGCTGATCTTCGAGGCGCTCGCAATGGGTTGCCCCACGATCGCCGCCTATCTCTCGATTCACAATATGTGCGCGGCCCTGATCGACGCTTTCGGAACCGAACGCCAGATCAACGCATGGCTGCCAGGGCTCGCGACGATGGAGGTTCTCTCGAGCTACTGCCTGACGGAATCGGGCAGCGGTTCGGATGCTGCGGCGCTACGCACGCAGGCGCGGCGCAGCGGCGATCACTACGTCTTGAATGGCGCGAAACAGTTTATCTCGGGCGCCGGCGCGGGCGGCGCCGACCATCTCTATGTGGTCATGGCGCGTACCGGCGAGTCGGGGCCGCAAGGCATTTCGGCCTTCGTCGTCGAGGGCGGCGCGCCAGGCCTAAGTTTCGGCGCGCTCGAGCGAAAAATGGGATGGAACGCCCAGCCGACGCGGGCCGTCATCTTCGACGACTGCCGCGTGCCGGCCGATAATCTCATCGGACGCGAGGGCGACGGATTCAAGATCGCCATGGCCGCGCTCGACGGCGGGCGGCTCAACATCGCCGCCTGTTCGCTTGGCGGCGCCCAATCGGCCTTCGACCATAGTCTGCGCTACATGGCGAGCCGCAAGGCGTTCGGGCGCGCCCTCGACGAATTTCAGGCGCTGCAGTTCCGGCTCGCGGATATGGCGACGCAGCTTGAAGTCTCGCGCACATTCCTTTGGCGCGCGGCGGCGGCGCTTGACGTCAAGGCGCCAGACGCCACGACGCTATGCGCCATGGCCAAGCGCGTCGTGACCGACGCCGGCTTCACAGTCGCCAATGAGGCGCTGCAATTGCATGGCGGCTACGGATATCTTAGCGAATATGGCGTCGAGAAGATTGTTCGCGACCTTCGCGTCCATCAGATTCTGGAGGGAACGAATGAAATCATGCGCGTCATCATCGCACGCTCGCTACTGAAGTAA
- a CDS encoding isovaleryl-CoA dehydrogenase yields the protein MRHWTPTFDFDLGDVADRVRSATEAFATAEIAPRAQQIDAQNAFPPDLWPKLGALGALGLTVHEQYGGAGMGYLEHVLAMEEISRASASVGLSYGAHSNLCVNQIHRNGSDEQKRRYLPNLVSGQHVGALAMSEPGAGSDVTDMKLSAVKRGDRYVLNGSKMWVTNGPDADVVIVYAKTDPGAGSHGITAFIVERVFRGFSSSAKLDKLGMRGSNTCELVFEDCEVPEENVLGLPERGVNVLMSGLDYERAVLAGGPLGIMQACMDVVLPYVHERKQFGQPIGEFELMQGKLADMYTAVMATRAYVYAVAKASDRGRVTRKDAASAILFAAERATWMALESIQCLGGNGYMNEYPTGRLLRDAKLYEIGAGTSEIRRMLIGRELFQETA from the coding sequence ATGCGCCATTGGACGCCTACTTTCGACTTCGATCTCGGCGACGTGGCCGACCGCGTGCGCAGCGCAACCGAGGCCTTCGCGACGGCGGAAATCGCCCCGCGGGCGCAGCAGATCGATGCGCAAAACGCTTTTCCGCCGGATCTTTGGCCCAAGCTCGGCGCGCTCGGCGCGCTCGGCCTGACCGTGCATGAGCAATATGGCGGGGCCGGCATGGGCTATCTGGAACATGTGCTGGCGATGGAGGAAATCAGCCGCGCCTCGGCGTCTGTCGGACTGTCCTATGGCGCGCACTCCAATCTCTGCGTCAACCAGATCCATCGTAACGGCTCGGACGAACAGAAGCGGCGATACCTGCCGAACCTCGTCTCGGGACAACACGTCGGGGCGCTCGCGATGTCGGAGCCTGGCGCCGGATCAGACGTCACGGACATGAAGCTTAGCGCGGTGAAGCGCGGCGATCGTTATGTCCTGAACGGAAGCAAGATGTGGGTGACGAACGGTCCCGACGCCGATGTCGTGATCGTCTACGCCAAAACCGATCCGGGCGCCGGTTCGCATGGCATAACGGCCTTCATTGTCGAGCGCGTCTTTCGCGGATTTTCATCAAGCGCGAAGCTCGACAAGCTCGGCATGCGCGGCTCCAATACATGCGAACTCGTATTCGAAGACTGCGAGGTTCCCGAAGAAAACGTGCTCGGCCTCCCCGAGCGCGGAGTCAATGTGCTGATGAGCGGCCTGGATTACGAGCGCGCTGTGCTCGCCGGCGGTCCGCTTGGAATCATGCAGGCCTGCATGGATGTCGTGCTTCCCTATGTGCATGAGCGCAAGCAATTTGGGCAGCCGATCGGCGAGTTCGAACTCATGCAGGGCAAGCTCGCAGATATGTACACGGCTGTCATGGCGACGCGCGCCTATGTCTATGCGGTCGCGAAGGCGAGCGATCGCGGCCGCGTGACGAGAAAGGATGCGGCGAGCGCGATACTTTTCGCCGCTGAACGCGCGACATGGATGGCGCTTGAATCCATTCAGTGCCTCGGCGGCAACGGTTATATGAACGAATATCCGACTGGCAGATTGTTGCGCGACGCCAAGCTTTACGAGATCGGCGCGGGAACAAGCGAAATTCGCCGCATGCTGATCGGGCGCGAACTCTTTCAGGAGACAGCCTGA
- a CDS encoding hydroxymethylglutaryl-CoA lyase, translated as MSVPAHVNIVEVGPRDGLQNEKVMLSPQIRAELIRRLAAAGLSRIEAGSFVSPTAVPQMAHTDETLALAPRQNVRLSVLVPNLRGLAAALSAGADEIAVFAAASETFSKRNINCSIEESLTRYAKVVAEARRYGVMARGYISCVLGCPYEGDVDSGRVASVAGALLDMGCFEVSLGDTIGVGAPLPARRMVERVARVAPLDKIAVHFHDTYGQALANIFACLEVGVSVVDSSLAGLGGCPFAPGAAGNVATEDVVYMLERMDVETGVSLDRLLEAGAFACRELKRAPASRVAQAYAARCGDPTEAPCDADLPKSFDATD; from the coding sequence GTGAGCGTTCCGGCACATGTCAACATCGTGGAGGTCGGCCCACGCGACGGCCTGCAGAATGAGAAGGTGATGCTGTCGCCGCAGATCCGGGCCGAACTCATCCGCCGTCTTGCGGCCGCGGGGCTTTCGCGCATCGAAGCCGGAAGTTTCGTCTCCCCTACGGCCGTGCCGCAGATGGCGCATACGGATGAAACTCTTGCGCTTGCGCCAAGGCAAAATGTGCGGCTGAGCGTGCTGGTTCCAAACCTGCGCGGACTCGCGGCGGCGCTTTCCGCCGGGGCGGACGAGATCGCCGTGTTCGCTGCGGCGTCGGAGACGTTTTCAAAGCGCAATATCAATTGCTCGATCGAGGAAAGTCTCACGCGATACGCCAAAGTCGTCGCGGAAGCCCGGCGATACGGCGTCATGGCCCGCGGCTATATTTCCTGCGTCTTAGGCTGTCCTTACGAAGGAGATGTCGATAGCGGCCGAGTTGCGTCGGTAGCCGGCGCGCTCCTCGACATGGGCTGCTTCGAGGTCTCGCTCGGCGATACGATCGGCGTCGGCGCGCCGCTGCCCGCCCGCCGAATGGTCGAAAGAGTGGCGCGCGTCGCGCCGCTCGACAAAATCGCGGTGCATTTTCACGACACCTACGGACAGGCGCTCGCCAATATTTTCGCGTGCCTCGAAGTCGGCGTCAGCGTTGTCGACAGTTCGCTGGCCGGCCTTGGCGGGTGTCCTTTCGCGCCCGGCGCCGCCGGAAATGTCGCGACCGAGGACGTCGTCTATATGCTTGAGCGAATGGACGTCGAAACCGGCGTGTCGCTCGATCGACTCTTGGAGGCCGGAGCTTTCGCCTGCCGCGAGTTGAAGCGCGCGCCGGCGAGTCGCGTGGCGCAAGCCTATGCCGCCAGATGCGGCGATCCGACCGAAGCCCCTTGCGACGCTGACTTGCCAAAAAGCTTCGACGCGACAGATTAA
- a CDS encoding enoyl-CoA hydratase-related protein — MTTLLQSIDANGVATLTLNRPDKRNALDYELIGLLKDALEELDARADVRIITLEGAGDYFCAGGDIGSMIRVTQRSSTANEQDALALARMLRALDTVSKPTIALAKGVVVGGGVGLLACCDIVVAAADASFSLNEVRLGLLPAIVAPFLIRAIGLRQLRRYALTAERFSAAEAQMLGLVHRVAPRLEVNLAHAAIVADLLRGAPGAQADVKTFFAECDGHGVDAELLREAAHRLAARRSSAEAQEGLSAFLEKRAPHWIAAD, encoded by the coding sequence ATGACGACTTTGCTGCAATCGATTGACGCGAACGGCGTCGCGACTTTGACGCTGAACCGTCCAGACAAGCGCAATGCGCTCGACTATGAGCTTATTGGCCTTCTAAAGGATGCGCTCGAAGAATTGGATGCGCGCGCCGACGTCCGCATCATTACGCTTGAGGGCGCGGGAGACTATTTTTGCGCCGGCGGCGACATCGGCTCGATGATTCGCGTCACGCAGCGTTCATCGACCGCCAATGAACAGGACGCTTTGGCGCTCGCCCGAATGCTGCGCGCTCTGGACACGGTGTCAAAGCCGACGATCGCCTTGGCCAAGGGCGTCGTTGTTGGCGGAGGCGTCGGTCTGCTCGCGTGTTGCGACATCGTTGTGGCCGCCGCCGACGCGTCATTCTCGCTCAATGAGGTGCGGCTGGGATTGCTCCCGGCCATAGTCGCGCCCTTTCTCATCCGGGCCATAGGCCTGCGGCAGCTGCGCAGATATGCTTTGACGGCGGAGCGCTTTTCCGCCGCCGAGGCGCAGATGTTGGGTCTTGTCCATCGTGTGGCGCCAAGGTTGGAGGTTAATTTGGCGCATGCGGCCATCGTTGCGGACTTGCTGCGCGGCGCGCCTGGCGCGCAGGCGGACGTAAAGACCTTCTTCGCGGAATGCGACGGCCACGGCGTCGATGCGGAACTCTTGCGCGAAGCTGCGCATCGTCTCGCCGCAAGAAGATCCAGCGCGGAGGCGCAGGAAGGTCTCTCCGCCTTTCTTGAAAAACGAGCGCCACACTGGATCGCGGCCGATTGA
- a CDS encoding PRC-barrel domain-containing protein, with product MMTAANAGARVTGWGFVVFAIGSVAWSLTATYSHQRNLLLTNLVLTVVNLIGVWRWLGRQARHEDGSIKAVRKSSHADAVPTLFSASAAVGANVIDASGERLGVIVDLMLRRDQRGLAYVVVAQYGMGGVGETLRAVDPANIEFTADFAHSKISRKELDALPALQADDWPSALPSERARDPSALDRN from the coding sequence ATGATGACCGCCGCCAACGCGGGCGCGCGCGTCACGGGGTGGGGTTTCGTCGTGTTTGCAATCGGCTCCGTCGCCTGGAGCTTGACCGCGACGTACTCCCATCAGCGCAATCTGTTGCTCACCAATCTTGTTCTTACGGTGGTCAACTTGATTGGGGTATGGCGGTGGTTGGGCAGGCAGGCAAGGCATGAGGACGGAAGCATCAAGGCCGTGCGCAAGAGCAGCCACGCGGACGCCGTGCCGACGCTCTTTTCTGCGTCGGCGGCCGTTGGCGCTAATGTCATCGACGCGAGCGGCGAGAGGCTCGGCGTCATCGTTGATTTGATGCTGAGACGCGATCAGCGCGGCCTCGCCTATGTGGTCGTCGCGCAATATGGAATGGGCGGCGTTGGCGAGACGCTCCGCGCCGTCGATCCGGCGAACATAGAGTTCACAGCCGATTTTGCGCACAGTAAAATATCTAGGAAGGAACTCGACGCGCTTCCGGCGCTTCAAGCCGACGACTGGCCCAGCGCCTTACCCTCTGAGCGCGCGCGAGACCCGAGCGCGCTGGACCGAAACTGA
- a CDS encoding acetyl/propionyl/methylcrotonyl-CoA carboxylase subunit alpha codes for MMRKLLIANRGEIACRIMRTAKRLGVTSVAVYSEADAHALHVELADEAYLLGPAPARDSYLSIGKIIEVARRSGADAIHPGYGFLAENADFAEACSANGLIFVGPPPHAMRLLGSKSEAKAAMMRAGVPVAPGASGGDDAELFEAARAIGLPLLVKASAGGGGRGMRIVRAPEELSAAIESARREAGAAFGDDTLFIEKYFSGYKHVEIQIFADSHGNVVSFLERDCSMQRRHQKIIEETPAPGLTPSLRAQMSDAAIRASRAAGYTGAGTVEFLVGEDHFYFLEMNTRLQVEHPVTEMVSKQDLVEWQLRVACGAPLPLTQSELRMSGCAIEARICAEDPARGFMPSVGEIAHFRAPRQAPFLRIDSGVRAGDRVTPYYDSLLAKLIVFGENREQALRRLQAGLEEVEIVGVATNLDLLRAISKSDGMAAGDYDTEYVGSNIAMLTCAAAPSTDSDRVLLAAAAAVLLADSRRSALEASRSLGDDWSPWAGTDAWRLYECADHELRVTQAGRTLVAQIMRPQDGGFLLNFGDAVTEVGVQTVAGRLSLLVDGVKHEVSTVALDNGLVVILRGKNYVIHWAKAATSSQSEGPSDERVLAPMPATVTRVAVKSGDAVSKGETLVVLEAMKMEIAMAAPHDGVVKSVACEAGDMAIEGAELVTILRKDEE; via the coding sequence ATGATGCGCAAGCTCCTCATCGCGAACCGCGGCGAGATCGCTTGCCGAATAATGCGCACGGCGAAAAGATTGGGCGTCACATCGGTCGCCGTCTACTCCGAAGCTGATGCGCATGCGCTGCATGTCGAACTTGCCGATGAAGCCTATCTTCTCGGACCCGCGCCGGCGCGCGACAGCTATCTGTCGATCGGGAAGATCATCGAGGTCGCCCGACGTAGCGGGGCGGACGCCATACATCCGGGCTACGGATTCCTGGCCGAGAATGCGGACTTCGCCGAAGCCTGTTCGGCGAACGGTCTGATCTTCGTCGGGCCTCCGCCCCACGCCATGCGGCTACTTGGCTCCAAGAGCGAGGCCAAGGCTGCGATGATGCGTGCAGGGGTGCCTGTGGCGCCGGGGGCATCAGGCGGCGACGACGCTGAATTGTTCGAAGCGGCGCGCGCCATCGGTCTTCCATTGCTCGTGAAGGCGTCCGCCGGCGGCGGCGGAAGGGGCATGCGCATCGTGCGCGCGCCTGAGGAGTTGTCCGCCGCGATCGAAAGCGCGCGGCGCGAAGCGGGCGCCGCCTTCGGGGATGACACGCTGTTCATCGAGAAATATTTCTCCGGCTATAAGCACGTCGAAATCCAGATTTTCGCGGACTCTCACGGCAACGTCGTTTCTTTCCTTGAGCGCGACTGTTCGATGCAGCGCCGCCATCAAAAAATTATTGAAGAGACGCCCGCGCCCGGTCTGACGCCCTCGTTACGCGCGCAGATGAGCGACGCGGCGATCCGCGCCTCCCGAGCCGCTGGCTACACCGGCGCAGGCACGGTCGAATTTCTCGTCGGAGAAGACCACTTCTATTTTCTCGAGATGAACACGCGGCTTCAGGTCGAACATCCTGTCACCGAGATGGTCTCGAAGCAGGATCTCGTCGAATGGCAGTTGCGCGTCGCCTGTGGCGCGCCGCTTCCCTTGACGCAGAGCGAGCTGAGGATGAGCGGCTGCGCAATTGAAGCGCGGATCTGCGCGGAAGATCCCGCGCGCGGGTTCATGCCTTCGGTTGGGGAAATCGCCCACTTCCGCGCGCCGCGGCAAGCGCCTTTCTTGCGCATCGACTCAGGCGTGCGCGCCGGGGATCGCGTCACGCCCTATTATGATTCGCTGTTGGCGAAACTCATCGTCTTCGGCGAAAATCGCGAGCAGGCGTTGCGTCGCCTGCAGGCGGGGCTAGAAGAGGTCGAAATCGTTGGCGTCGCCACAAATCTCGATCTGCTGCGGGCGATCTCGAAGAGCGACGGGATGGCGGCCGGCGATTACGACACGGAATATGTCGGGAGCAATATCGCTATGCTGACGTGCGCCGCGGCTCCGAGCACGGATTCGGACCGCGTCCTTCTTGCGGCGGCGGCAGCGGTTTTGCTGGCCGACTCTCGGCGCTCCGCGCTTGAAGCGAGTAGATCGCTGGGCGACGATTGGTCGCCCTGGGCCGGAACGGACGCGTGGCGGCTCTATGAGTGCGCCGATCATGAGCTCAGGGTGACGCAGGCGGGCCGGACGCTTGTTGCACAAATCATGCGTCCGCAGGACGGCGGCTTCCTGCTGAACTTTGGCGACGCGGTCACGGAAGTTGGCGTTCAAACTGTCGCAGGTCGCCTCTCGTTGCTTGTGGATGGAGTGAAGCACGAAGTCTCAACAGTCGCGTTGGATAATGGCCTTGTCGTCATTCTGCGCGGGAAGAACTATGTGATCCACTGGGCGAAAGCGGCAACCTCCTCGCAAAGCGAAGGACCATCTGACGAACGCGTGCTGGCCCCGATGCCGGCGACCGTCACGCGAGTTGCGGTGAAATCGGGCGACGCCGTCAGCAAAGGCGAGACTCTCGTCGTTCTGGAGGCGATGAAAATGGAGATCGCGATGGCCGCGCCGCACGATGGCGTCGTCAAAAGCGTGGCGTGCGAAGCGGGCGACATGGCGATCGAAGGCGCCGAACTCGTCACGATCCTGCGAAAGGACGAGGAGTGA
- a CDS encoding carboxyl transferase domain-containing protein, which produces MPRLDSLVHPKDADFANNHQGMTDRVAELRRIAADIRAGGGEQACKRHLARGKMLARQRIDALIDPFSPFLEIAPFAAHGMYDGRVAAAGVVAGVGRVRGRECMIVANDATVKGGVYFPLTVKKHLRAQEIAAQNNLPCLYLVDSGGANLTSQEDVFPDRDHFGRIFYNQATMSSHGIAQIAVVMGSCTAGGAYVPAMSDETIIVRNEGAIFLAGPPLVKAATGEVVTAEELGGADVHCRRSGVADHCAENDAHALQIARQIVGNLGPSGAITVPVRKPAEPCYDPAEIYGLLPQDPRKQFDIREVIARLVDASEFEEFRKLYGPTLVTGFAHIHGYPVGIVANNGVLFPESAQKGAHFIELCARRKIPLLFLHNTTGFMVGAKYESAGVAKEGAKMVTAVATAAVPKLSIIVGGSFGAGNYAMCGRAYSPRFLWMWPGARIGVMGGEQAASVLTRVKREAMEKRQKAFSEEEEEDFARPIRQQYERQSLPLYSSARLWDDGVIDPLDTRRIVALALSFALRAPVEETRFGLFRM; this is translated from the coding sequence ATGCCACGCCTCGATAGCCTTGTTCATCCGAAAGACGCCGATTTCGCCAACAATCATCAAGGGATGACCGATCGCGTCGCCGAGTTGAGGCGGATTGCGGCGGATATTCGAGCGGGTGGCGGCGAGCAGGCGTGTAAGCGGCATCTCGCCCGCGGCAAAATGCTCGCGCGTCAGCGCATTGACGCGCTTATCGATCCCTTTTCGCCCTTTCTCGAAATTGCGCCATTTGCGGCCCACGGCATGTATGACGGGCGTGTCGCCGCGGCGGGAGTCGTCGCTGGCGTCGGGCGGGTGCGCGGCCGCGAATGCATGATCGTGGCCAATGACGCGACGGTTAAAGGCGGGGTCTACTTCCCCTTAACTGTAAAGAAGCATCTTCGCGCGCAAGAGATCGCCGCGCAGAACAATCTGCCCTGTCTCTATCTCGTCGACTCAGGCGGCGCCAATCTGACGAGCCAGGAGGATGTTTTTCCCGACCGCGATCATTTCGGCCGAATTTTTTATAATCAGGCCACGATGTCGTCGCACGGCATTGCGCAGATCGCCGTCGTCATGGGTTCGTGCACCGCCGGAGGCGCTTATGTTCCGGCGATGAGCGATGAAACGATTATCGTGCGCAACGAAGGCGCGATATTTCTTGCGGGTCCGCCGCTCGTCAAAGCGGCGACGGGCGAAGTCGTAACAGCCGAGGAGCTTGGCGGCGCCGACGTTCACTGCCGCCGTTCTGGCGTTGCCGATCATTGCGCCGAGAATGACGCCCATGCCCTGCAGATCGCGCGTCAGATCGTCGGCAATCTCGGGCCTTCCGGCGCCATCACCGTTCCGGTGAGAAAGCCTGCGGAGCCCTGCTACGATCCCGCCGAGATTTACGGTCTGTTGCCGCAGGACCCGCGAAAGCAGTTCGACATACGCGAGGTGATCGCGCGCCTTGTCGACGCGAGCGAATTCGAGGAGTTCCGTAAGCTGTATGGCCCCACGCTGGTGACAGGTTTCGCGCACATCCATGGCTATCCCGTCGGGATCGTGGCCAATAACGGCGTCTTGTTTCCCGAGAGCGCGCAAAAGGGCGCGCATTTCATCGAGCTTTGCGCGCGACGAAAAATACCGCTGCTGTTTTTGCACAATACGACCGGCTTCATGGTCGGGGCGAAGTATGAAAGCGCCGGCGTCGCCAAGGAAGGGGCGAAGATGGTGACGGCGGTGGCGACGGCCGCGGTGCCGAAACTCTCGATTATCGTCGGCGGCAGTTTTGGCGCCGGCAATTACGCCATGTGCGGGCGCGCCTACTCGCCGCGATTTTTATGGATGTGGCCGGGCGCGCGCATCGGCGTCATGGGCGGGGAACAGGCCGCGAGCGTGCTGACGCGCGTCAAGCGCGAGGCCATGGAGAAACGGCAGAAGGCTTTCTCGGAAGAAGAGGAAGAGGACTTCGCGCGCCCGATTCGTCAGCAATATGAGCGCCAAAGCCTGCCGCTCTATTCCAGCGCCCGGCTCTGGGACGACGGCGTCATCGACCCGCTCGATACGAGACGGATTGTCGCTTTGGCGCTATCCTTCGCGCTAAGGGCGCCGGTCGAAGAAACGCGCTTTGGCTTATTTCGCATGTGA